AGGAAGTATCTGGGGGAGCAAAGTGTTTCCTGGGGCGAGAACTTCAGGGTTCACCCGGACAGATGGAAAAAGCAGGTAAGGGATAACGCGACGACCAGCGTTGACCGTGTTTACCGGCCCTCTGAACGTGGGATTGCCGTCAGGGAAACGCTGGTCAGGGGGCTTCCGACCGACGATCCGGCTTATGACGATCCGCGTCAGGCCGGGCAGGGCTACCCCTTTGACAATTTACAAATGTCCTCTGTCCGTCCCGGTACCCCCGTCTACGTGCTGGCGTCCAGCCGTGACAGACGCTGGAAATATGTTTTGTCCCCCACAGTCACCGGGTGGGTGCACAGCGAAGATATTGCAGGGGTGGACCAGCAGTTTGTTACTGAATGGCTGACGTTGGCCGGTAAAAACCTTGGCGCATTTATTAAAGAACCGGTTTCCGTTCATGAAGGGGGACAGTATTACTTTACGGCGCGCCCCGGAACCATTCTGCCATTCAGGAACATACAGCCTGGCTTTTTTGACGTTACTGTGCCCGTGCGTAAAAGTGATGGTCGCGCACAAATTCGTCAGGTCAGACTCAAGGAAGAGGAGTTTGTCGCCATGCCATGGAAAATGACGCCCGGTAATATGGCTGTACTGATGGAGTCGATGGGCGGCAGGCCCTATGGCTGGGGAAATTATAACTTCTATAATGACTGCTCTGCCGAAATACGCAGCCTCATGATGCCCTTTGGGATATTTCTGCCCAGAAACTCAGCGGCACAGATACAGGCCGCCACCCGGATTGTCGATCTCAGCCATGAGAATACCCACGGGCGATTACGTTATCTGACCGAACATGGCAGGCCGTTCGCCACGCTGGTATACATTCAGGGGCATATCATGCTGTATACCGGTAATGTCGTCATTAACGGACAGAATGTACCGATGACATACCAGAATATATGGGGTTTGCGCCCGGCAGATTCCGGCAGCCGGAGTATCATTGGCGGAGCCGTTTTTTTCCCCCTGCTTGCCTCTTATCCGGAGAATCCGGGTCTGGTATCACTGGCTGGCAAGTCACAGTTTAAACTGGGTTTTATTGAATAGCAGGTCTGATGTGTGCCACAAAATGTGGGTTTGAGACCAGCGCTGGTTGCAGCTAATGTGGGCTGAAAAAAACGGGTAATGCGGGGGGATTAACC
This sequence is a window from Dickeya aquatica. Protein-coding genes within it:
- a CDS encoding SH3 domain-containing C40 family peptidase, producing the protein MKRIQIPEGIKPLCLIVPLLLSACNTAPLRSGSNDVTTASHVPTDYIDPTKSRFPLGNYPQSVDKWLPPRPDRHVPVMDNAAQQRHFSDLKSRYFGMGAGEKSPWNPSYIASVLSKGTEASRDADIRKYLGEQSVSWGENFRVHPDRWKKQVRDNATTSVDRVYRPSERGIAVRETLVRGLPTDDPAYDDPRQAGQGYPFDNLQMSSVRPGTPVYVLASSRDRRWKYVLSPTVTGWVHSEDIAGVDQQFVTEWLTLAGKNLGAFIKEPVSVHEGGQYYFTARPGTILPFRNIQPGFFDVTVPVRKSDGRAQIRQVRLKEEEFVAMPWKMTPGNMAVLMESMGGRPYGWGNYNFYNDCSAEIRSLMMPFGIFLPRNSAAQIQAATRIVDLSHENTHGRLRYLTEHGRPFATLVYIQGHIMLYTGNVVINGQNVPMTYQNIWGLRPADSGSRSIIGGAVFFPLLASYPENPGLVSLAGKSQFKLGFIE